Proteins encoded together in one Microplitis mediator isolate UGA2020A chromosome 7, iyMicMedi2.1, whole genome shotgun sequence window:
- the LOC130670744 gene encoding uncharacterized protein LOC130670744: protein MTDPQLANNTSCNNNNKTNPSTNNNNNNHSNNNNNHNNNNDGEPKYLHKKFKKMATVEVSSPLEIKKESAKTIVHQTESSEVTRRGPSNDVTKNINNNNNNSSSSNKESSKAKESSESGGEPVETKKTGYVCPYCKLSCSKPSVLQKHIRAHTNERPYPCLLCGFAFKTKSNLYKHRRSRAHSAKAEGTADQAGKVSEDSDISLSDSASNGTGTPPPPPSSVVSSSNQLEHNTKTVKTGKIYKPKFHTALESVNNETGSLSVSSVPATATSTSSSSLPNGTSLSPVTTSIIKPNPEQLQEHIDKIITDNQAIVEAVDPRLHKLMHRQQPQVAKSAEQPLNLSSSTEETLSLSRKRCHSEGFVQDKSLKPGNQPINQGSIIKDLLLKNRASANDDFVCTTCKISYTSADNLEAHRRYYCKGSSSSSSLSPSSSASPSPSPKREFQLDLEKRDELDSGSKSAEYYTSVKPLPSPGPLLGNTRLVDAYAPPIKKHRLTDLSMPPTSLRSLEELSKYPRPNSLQMFGGQVRILDNTGETKTMRIEPRQTNSPTTDDSMSNHNSGKSTGGSSSETSSIVVRSSLHSGGTMVHKPPGGSCSSGGNSVSSSTTTNCSLSNSISIAANAPKMLAPIIPNISTPNIAPTMTCYGNYLEPRLNPLTITAYNPLTLPQSGITSILHGGKIIPYVPGMPGPHTLMGTSADISQPSPTDYKIVPGIPGLEMIPGSQPLDLASSAKGLPPYVPGIPGPMIPTEHDQMKPLTFGPLDLAKDTKVLGSFKHPNNGSVLSPKVINQSVKFDDKYRRLSSSNLTELKNNNNPDSDTDRHILKNSKYKLEPSSRKDNCCYDNKNFKTDNINSYSNGTFERTSPKLNESRKRPASWGDADNSMMMTNDRVSPSVKYDSLENGRTKMSPETVTATVAATAGNLFLNGSRPRAESVPPVIIMDLDTASIQQEQRKSSPELIVSLDSSKSSSSSELTQETSTKFLRPSSLPLKPGTFTPKRHHGITPTLNTLPLISPETPRPRKSYGQLYLNGHAYTYLGLKCSTRAYYCTVNRPQPMYVLQRQTLSMYSNWKIFNQPPQDLELDHYDSRNRPSNYTTAGKKHEAILTHSSQRPAARLNSDSSGGQETDGNSQKLTRRIKIFDGGFESNEDYTYVRGRGRGRYVCEECGIRCKKPSMLKKHIRTHTDVRPYTCKYCAFSFKTKGNLTKHMKSKAHYKKCRELGIDPVPTTVCDENIDKEAIARLVAGGGENPEESSDEEEETDADESEESGSEEHEAAQSLLSLSQLNQSQSNNKNNTGSSSRVQLPPGLLPASRPTTYPYTLTTLLSTTTSTTTTTTATASLSASTTSTSTATVIQSESCNRYYFPSSRSLQDNSRDSVIRSTKVEQQDTSDDVPPEHSAPVNGEGIIEDQTTRNIGASQPMDLSTTKVTPGFDGCVVKRSSSVDILTPVSEPILMQTIVQTMERLPPQGREWKPDAEGHMLQAYLTERHVMDSKIKQQYRVGGASKHENNKKQIVFSNKLENCFVSNSRNSNLFSNSTPTVTYTDPSRMHHHLQQQQLIVGTKKEDPVKVEVKTSERRPFDIDSLHYPLTNPRDNQQQDILRLSARANQDYSPLMPTRLNYPPEINTRELIAHEQIKNNSETRENGVASHERQDFTPSPAREPTTPSRYERPPSAAAALPEFKVPCSELKPIINQDREQIDTKPGIEYRVAMEPSKILIPEVNLARQGHVVADARNNSDRVAVDVKINIDSLNKQAVGGCAVNVVDSIKQQQHNVARKMVVGGPGFRSTSPSRGNGKPMAEFLPPSSIAPNYVSIGEDGRSTCGICNKVFNKPSQLKLHINIHYFERPFRCESCAVSFRTKGHLTKHERSVSHHNKVSMTSTFGAATTTNPRPFKCTDCKIAFRIHGHLAKHLRSKMHIMKLECIGKLPFGTYAEMERSGVNLNDIDTTDCDNSLASLQMLAKKLYDQDPSKIGQWDAEMIPAYHQATTSGGETSSDEGEPIHPLPATTAATTTSSPSSFTTSPTVDISSVSRAYHHLPNLVVNDHNNKSPVESHVPNSRFDDNNLSSSSSSSSSSLPYKCQMCAASYRTGGELQVHCFVEHNVDNRNHDSGKENTHIKISNEDTSNVHDKNDDT from the exons ATGACAGACCCCCAGTTAGCGAACAACACTAgttgtaataacaataacaaaacAAACCCAAGtacaaataacaataacaataatcatagcaacaataacaataaccacaacaacaacaacgatGGAGAGCCAAAGTACTTgcataaaaagtttaaaaagatGGCGACTGTCGAGGTGTCGTCACCGCTGGAAATCAAGAAAGAATCAGCAAAAACTATCGTGCATCAGACTGAGTCCTCTGAGGTCACCCGACGAGGTCCATCCAATGACGTCAccaaaaacattaataataataataataatagtagtagtagcaACAAAGAGTCTTCCAAGGCCAAGGAGTCTTCCGAGAGCGGCGGCGAGCCCGTCGAGACTAAAAAAACGGGATACGTCTGTCCTTACTGCAAACTTTCTTGTTCGAAACCAAGTGTCCTGCAAAAGCACATAAGAGCCCACACCAATGAGCGGCCATATCCCTGTTTACTTTGCGGGTTTGCTTTTAAGACAAAGtccaatttatataaacaCCGGAGGTCAAGAGCTCACAGCGCTAAGGCCGAGGGTACTGCCGATCAAGCTGGGAAG GTATCAGAAGATTCGGACATAAGTTTGTCGGACAGTGCAAGCAATGGAACGGGAACGCCACCGCCTCCGCCTTCGTCGGTGGTATCATCTTCCAATCAACTCGAACATAACACGAAAACCGTTAAAACTGGCAAGATATACAAGCCAAAGTTTCATACGGCTCTCGAGTCTGTAAATAACGAGACAGGAAGTTTATCTGTTTCATCGGTTCCCGCTACCGCGACCTCAACTTCGTCCTCTTCGTTGCCCAATGGAACTTCTCTGTCTCCAGTGACTACGTCAATAATAAAACCCAATCCTGAACAATTACAAGAGCATATTGACAAGATAATTACCGACAACCAGGCGATTGTCGAAGCAGTAGACCCGCGGCTCCATAAATTAATGCATCGGCAGCAGCCGCAGGTGGCAAAATCCGCCGAGCAGCCGCTCAATTTGTCTTCCTCAACTGAAGAGACTCTGTCACTGTCTCGCAAGCGCTGCCACAGCGAGGGCTTCGTCCAGGACAAAAGTCTCAAGCCAGGAAATCAACCAATAAACCAGGGATCGATTATCAAAGACTTGCTGTTGAAAAATCGCGCCAGCGCTAATGACGATTTTGTGTGCACGACCTGCAAAATATCTTACACGAGTGCCGACAACCTCGAAGCACACAGACGTTACTATTGCAAAGGATcttcgtcgtcgtcgtcgctGTCGCCGTCGTCCTCGGCCTCGCCCTCGCCGAGTCCGAAGCGGGAGTTCCAGTTGGACTTAGAGAAGCGAGACGAACTGGATAGCGGGAGTAAATCAGCGGAGTATTACACCAGCGTCAAACCTCTTCCTTCACCAGGTCCTCTATTGGGCAACACACGGCTCGTCGACGCTTACGCTCCGCCAATAAAAAAGCACAGACTCACTGACCTGAGTATGCCTCCAACGAGTCTAAGATCACTCGAGGAATTATCAAAGTACCCGCGGCCCAATTCTCTGCAGATGTTCGGCGGACAAGTAAGAATACTAGACAATACTGGGGAAACAAAGACAATGAGGATCGAACCCAGACAAACAAATTCACCAACAACCGATGATAGTATGAGTAATCACAATAGCGGTAAATCAACCGGCGGATCTTCATCTGAAACCTCTTCAATAGTCGTGCGGTCTAGTTTACACTCGGGTGGGACGATGGTTCATAAACCACCGGGTGGAAGCTGCTCCAGTGGTGGTAATTCAGTGAGCAGCAGCACCACCACCAATTGTTCATTGTCGAATTCCATATCGATTGCGGCAAATGCTCCTAAAATGCTGGCACCAATCATACCAAACATATCAACCCCAAATATTGCACCGACAATGACGTGCTACGGTAATTATTTAGAGCCACGATTAAATCCGCTGACGATAACTGCCTACAATCCGCTTACTCTTCCGCAGTCTGGTATAACGAGCATTTTACACGGTGGTAAAATAATCCCGTATGTACCGGGAATGCCGGGTCCTCATACGCTAATGGGTACGTCGGCTGACATATCACAGCCATCACCGACCGACTACAAAATAGTACCGGGTATTCCTGGACTTGAAATGATACCCGGATCCCAGCCACTGGACCTGGCGAGTTCTGCTAAAGGTTTGCCGCCTTATGTACCTGGTATTCCTGGACCGATGATACCAACTGAGCATGACCAGATGAAGCCTCTTACTTTCGGACCACTTGACCTGGCGAAAGACACCAAAGTCCTCGGAAGTTTCAAGCACCCGAACAATGGATCCGTGTTGTCGCCTAAAGTAATAAATCAATCTGTAAAATTCGATGACAAATATCGCAGACTTTCTTCTTCAAATCTTACAGagcttaaaaataataataatcctgATTCGGATACCGATCGCCATATcctcaaaaattcaaagtacAAACTCGAGCCAAGTTCACGTAAAGACAATTGTTGTTATGACaacaagaattttaaaactgaCAATATTAATAGTTACAGCAATGGCACCTTTGAGAGAACTTCGCCGAAGCTGAATGAGAGCCGCAAGCGGCCCGCGAGTTGGGGTGACGCAGACAACTCGATGATGATGACAAATGACAGAGTCAGTCCGTCAGTAAAATACGACTCGCTGGAAAATGGAAGGACTAAGATGTCACCGGAAACAGTCACTGCTACTGTTGCTGCTACTgctggtaatttatttttaaatggatCTCGACCACGTGCTGAAAGTGTACCGCCGGTGATAATAATGGACCTGGACACCGCGAGTATCCAACAAGAGCAACGCAAGTCTTCGCCAGAGTTGATAGTTAGTCTAGACAGCAGTAAGTCATCATCGTCATCGGAATTGACACAAGAGACGTCGACTAAATTTCTCCGGCCCTCATCTTTGCCGCTCAAACCCGGGACATTTACACCAAAGAGACATCACGGGATAACACCGACTCTTAATACACTACCGCTGATAAGTCCGGAAACTCCGCGACCCAGGAAATCTTATGGTCAGTTGTATCTAAACGGACACGCCTATACATATCTTGGTCTCAAGTGCTCGACCCGGGCGTATTACTGTACAGTAAATCGACCCCAGCCGATGTACGTTCTCCAGCGTCAGACTCTCTCGATGTATTCGAACTGGAAAATATTCAACCAACCTCCTCAGGACCTGGAGCTCGACCACTACGACTCGCGGAACCGCCCGTCGAATTATACCACCGCGGGTAAAAAACACGAGGCGATTCTCACCCACTCCTCCCAGCGACCCGCGGCTCGGCTGAACTCTGACAGCTCGGGTGGCCAGGAGACAGACGGCAACAGCCAAAAGTTGACGaggagaataaaaatattcgacgGTGGATTCGAGAGCAACGAGGACTACACGTACGTGAGAGGGCGAGGGAGGGGCAGATATGTGTGCGAAGAATGCGGAATACGATGCAAGAAACCGTCGATGCTTAAAAAACATATCAGAACTCACACAGACGTCAGACCTTACACCTGTAAATACTGTGCGTTTAGTTTTAAAACAAAGGGTAATTTAACAAAACACATGAAGTCGAAAGCGCACTACAAAAAGTGCCGGGAGCTTGGTATTGACCCAGTGCCGACGACCGTTTGCGATGAGAACATCGACAAGGAAGCTATCGCGAGACTGGTTGCGGGTGGGGGTGAAAATCCCGAAGAGTCGTCAGACGAAGAGGAGGAGACGGACGCCGATGAAAGTGAGGAGTCTGGGAGCGAAGAACATGAGGCTGCTCAAAGTCTGCTGAGTTTGTCTCAGCTGAACCAAAGTCAAAGTAACAACAAAAATAACACTGGCAGCAGCAGTAGAGTCCAACTGCCTCCGGGTCTGCTACCTGCCAGTCGACCTACGACTTACCCCTACACTTTAACAACTTTACTGTCAACGACAACTTCAACCACCACTACGACGACTGCAACCGCGAGTTTATCAGCATCTACTACCAGCACTTCAACAGCGACGGTTATTCAAAGTGAATCCTGTAATCGATACTACTTTCCGTCAAGCAGATCCCTGCAAGATAATTCCCGGGACAGCGTAATACGATCCACCAAAGTAGAACAACAAGACACCTCCGATGACGTACCACCAGAACACAGCGCTCCGGTAAACGGAGAGGGAATTATTGAGGACCAGACGACGCGTAATATCGGAGCTTCTCAGCCGATGGATCTGAGTACCACGAAAGTGACACCCGGGTTTGATGGCTGCGTTGTAAAAAGATCATCGTCGGTGGACATTCTCACGCCCGTGTCTGAGCCAATTCTCATGCAAACCATTGTCCAGACTATGGAAAGGCTTCCCCCGCAAGGCAGAGAATGGAAACCCGACGCAGAGGGTCACATGCTCCAAGCCTATTTGACTGAAAGACACGTCATGGACAGTAAGATTAAGCAACAGTACCGGGTCGGAGGAGCTTCCAAGCatgaaaacaacaaaaaacaaattgttttttcgaATAAACTAGAGAACTGCTTTGTCAGCAACTCACGTAACAGCAACTTGTTCTCAAACTCAACGCCTACGGTAACTTACACTGATCCCAGTCGGATGCATCATCATCTTCAGCAGCAGCAATTGATTGTTGGGACCAAGAAAGAAGACCCAGTTAAGGTTGAAGTAAAAACCAGCGAGCGGAGGCCTTTTGATATCGATTCACTTCACTATCCTCTCACTAACCCGAGGGATAATCAGCAGCAGGACATTCTGAGGCTGTCCGCGCGAGCTAATCAAGACTATTCTCCCTTGATGCCGACTAGACTAAATTACCCGCCGGAGATTAACACCCGTGAGCTAATTGCTCacgagcaaattaaaaataacagtgAGACCAGAGAAAATGGTGTTGCTAGTCATGAGAGACAAGACTTTACCCCGTCACCTGCCAGAGAACCGACAACACCATCGAGGTACGAGAGACCTCCGAGCGCTGCTGCTGCTTTACCAGAGTTCAAGGTACCCTGCTCTGAGTTGAAGCCGATTATCAACCAGGACCGGGAACAAATTGACACTAAACCGGGTATTGAGTACAGGGTAGCGATGGAACCATCAAAGATCCTGATTCCCGAGGTTAATTTGGCGAGACAGGGCCACGTGGTTGCCGACGCGCGAAATAATTCTGATAGAGTTGCGGTTgatgtcaaaataaatattgacagTTTGAATAAACAGGCAGTTGGCGGGTGTGCTGTCAATGTCGTCGACAGTATCAAGCAGCAGCAGCACAACGTCGCCAGGAAAATGGTCGTCGGGGGTCCAGGATTCAGGTCTACGTCTCCATCACGCGGAAACGGCAAACCCATGGCTGAATTTCTGCCACCGTCCAGTATTGCGCCGAACTACGTGAg TATAGGAGAAGACGGCCGCAGCACATGCGGGATTTGCAACAAAGTCTTCAACAAGCCAAGCCAACTAAAACTTCACATCAACATCCACTACTTCGAGCGGCCGTTCAGGTGCGAGAGTTGCGCGGTCTCGTTTCGCACAAAGGGCCACTTGACGAAACACGAACGATCGGTTTCGCACCACAACAAGGTCAGCATGACCTCGACATTTGGCGCTGCAACGACGACCAATCCGCGGCCATTCAAGTGCACCGACTGTAAAATAGCCTTCCGTATACACGGACATCTTGCCAAACATTTGAGAAGCAAAATGCACATAATGAAACTCGAGTGCATTGGGAAATTACCATTTGGCACTTATGCCGAAATGGAAAGATCGGgagttaatttaaatgatattgaCACCACTGATTGTGACAACAGTCTCGCTAGTCTTCAG atgCTGGCTAAAAAATTGTACGATCAGGATCCGAGTAAAATAGGCCAGTGGGATGCGGAAATGATACCAGCGTACCATCAAGCAACGACGAGTGGAGGGGAAACTTCATCTGATGAAGGAGAACCCATTCATCCATTACCGGCAACGACAGCCGCAACAACGACCTCATCTCCGTCATCATTCACAACTTCACCGACTGTTGATATATCATCGGTGTCGCGAGCATATCATCACTTGCCTAATTTAGTTGTTAATGACCATAACAATAAATCACCCGTCGAATCTCACGTGCCAAATTCACGATTTGACGATAATAACTTATCTTCTTCCTCTTCGtcgtcttcttcttctttgcCGTACAAGTGCCAAATGTGCGCTGCGTCATACAGGACCGGTGGTGAACTACAGGTCCACTGTTTTGTCGAGCACAATGTTGACAATAGAAATCACGATTCCGGTAAAGAAAACACtcatattaaaataagtaacGAGGATACGAGTAatgtacatgataaaaatgaCGACACATAG